A genomic window from Tolypothrix sp. PCC 7910 includes:
- a CDS encoding HD domain-containing phosphohydrolase, protein MMQWELKQTSPREKLGSGSNPLNKLTNGSAKDSLKLQNVEGNSMILSQGELMLDKPASLTSLKEEQNCNSDELSDSKTLKTQASQGNSPVLDLPKILVVDDHAASRMTAVALLAMEGYEVIEADSGAMAVDIVKEKQPDLILLDVMMPGMDGFEVCQILKQNEHTRLIPVIFITALNDRRSRIRGIEVGADDFLTKPFDRVELIARVKSLVRQKRLNEDLDHAEQVLFSVAMAIESRDPNTGDHCERLQKLGQAFGEYLNLTRNQIKDLMWGGYLHDIGKVGIPDAVLLKKGKLTAEEWEIMRQHVVIGEKICQPLRSMRGVIPIIRHHHERWDGSGYPDGLKGEEIPYLAQVFQIIDIYDALTSERPYKRSFTSEEALTVMLEETDLGWRNPHLMEKFAEFINAQAS, encoded by the coding sequence GTGATGCAATGGGAACTTAAACAGACCAGCCCTAGAGAAAAGCTGGGTAGTGGGTCTAACCCCCTCAACAAATTGACCAATGGCAGTGCAAAAGATTCATTAAAATTACAAAATGTAGAAGGTAATTCCATGATTTTATCTCAAGGAGAGTTGATGCTTGATAAACCCGCATCATTAACTTCTTTGAAGGAAGAACAAAATTGTAATTCGGATGAACTATCAGACTCAAAAACTCTCAAAACTCAAGCTTCCCAAGGAAATAGCCCAGTTTTAGATCTGCCAAAAATTTTAGTAGTTGATGACCATGCTGCTAGTCGCATGACGGCTGTAGCGCTGTTAGCAATGGAAGGTTACGAAGTAATTGAAGCTGACAGTGGTGCGATGGCAGTGGACATAGTTAAAGAAAAGCAACCAGATCTGATTTTGCTGGATGTAATGATGCCAGGAATGGATGGGTTTGAAGTATGTCAGATCCTCAAACAAAATGAACATACCAGGCTGATTCCAGTCATTTTTATTACAGCTTTAAATGATAGGCGATCGCGGATTCGCGGGATTGAAGTTGGTGCAGATGATTTTCTCACCAAACCCTTTGACCGTGTAGAACTAATAGCGCGTGTTAAGTCCTTAGTACGGCAAAAGCGTCTCAACGAAGACTTAGATCATGCCGAACAAGTGCTATTTTCTGTAGCTATGGCGATTGAAAGTCGCGATCCGAATACTGGCGATCACTGTGAACGATTACAAAAACTAGGACAAGCTTTTGGTGAATACCTGAATCTTACACGCAACCAAATTAAAGATTTAATGTGGGGTGGCTACCTCCACGATATTGGCAAGGTAGGCATTCCTGATGCCGTGTTACTGAAAAAAGGCAAACTCACTGCCGAAGAGTGGGAAATTATGAGACAACACGTTGTGATTGGCGAGAAAATCTGCCAGCCGCTACGCAGTATGCGAGGTGTAATTCCAATTATTCGCCATCACCATGAACGTTGGGATGGTTCAGGCTACCCCGATGGACTCAAAGGAGAAGAAATTCCCTACCTTGCACAAGTATTTCAAATTATCGATATTTATGATGCGCTGACGAGCGAAAGACCTTATAAAAGGAGTTTTACCTCAGAGGAAGCACTGACAGTCATGCTAGAGGAAACTGATTTAGGCTGGCGCAATCCTCACCTAATGGAAAAGTTTGCAGAGTTTATCAATGCACAAGCTAGCTAG
- the glmU gene encoding bifunctional UDP-N-acetylglucosamine diphosphorylase/glucosamine-1-phosphate N-acetyltransferase GlmU — MVVVAILAAGRGTRMKSQLPKVLHSLGGRSLIERVLESVEPLSPSRRLVIVGYQAEEVKAAMQSVPNLEFVEQTVQQGTGHAIQQLLPHLEGYSGDLLVLNGDVPLLSAQTLQNLWQTHQEHQNAATILTAYLPDPRGYGRVFCDSENILQHIIEDKDCTTAQKHNRRINAGVYCFRWPNLAQVLPHLEANNNQKEYYLTDAVTQVGKVMTVDVEDYQEILGINDRLQLAKAYEILQKQIKEKWMLAGVTLIDPNSITIDDTVELEPDVVIEPQTHLRGNTVIKAGSHIGPGSLIENSVICENVTVLYSVVKGSTVQTGSQLGPYTHLRGQVQIGAGCRVGNFVELKNTQLGDRTNVAHLSYLGDTTAGTKVNIGAGTITANYDGVKKHRTKIGDRTKTGSNSVLVAPVTLGNDVYVAAGSTVTEDVPDDSLVIARARQVVKPGWRNKSAESQL; from the coding sequence ATGGTAGTTGTAGCAATTCTAGCGGCGGGACGCGGCACACGAATGAAATCACAGCTGCCCAAAGTTTTACATTCTTTGGGTGGGCGATCGCTAATTGAGAGAGTATTGGAAAGTGTAGAGCCACTTTCACCATCACGGCGGTTAGTGATTGTGGGATATCAGGCTGAGGAAGTGAAAGCAGCCATGCAGTCTGTGCCTAATTTGGAGTTTGTCGAACAGACTGTACAACAGGGAACAGGTCATGCCATCCAGCAATTACTTCCGCACCTGGAGGGTTACAGTGGAGATTTACTGGTATTAAACGGTGATGTGCCATTGTTAAGCGCTCAAACTCTGCAAAATCTGTGGCAAACTCACCAAGAACATCAAAACGCCGCAACTATCCTCACAGCATATTTGCCCGATCCGCGAGGTTACGGGCGGGTGTTTTGTGATAGTGAAAATATTCTGCAACATATCATTGAAGACAAAGATTGCACTACTGCCCAAAAACATAATCGCCGCATTAACGCTGGGGTTTATTGCTTCCGATGGCCAAATTTAGCTCAAGTGTTACCGCATCTCGAAGCAAATAATAATCAAAAAGAATACTATCTCACTGATGCTGTGACTCAGGTGGGGAAAGTGATGACCGTAGATGTAGAAGACTATCAAGAAATTCTCGGCATCAACGATCGCCTACAGCTAGCTAAGGCATACGAGATTTTACAAAAGCAAATTAAGGAAAAATGGATGTTAGCGGGCGTGACCCTCATCGACCCTAACAGTATTACCATTGATGACACTGTAGAATTAGAGCCAGATGTAGTTATTGAACCGCAAACTCACCTGCGGGGTAATACAGTCATTAAAGCTGGAAGCCATATCGGCCCAGGAAGTTTAATTGAAAATAGCGTGATATGTGAAAATGTCACGGTGCTATATTCTGTAGTCAAGGGTAGCACTGTGCAAACTGGTAGCCAACTAGGCCCCTATACTCATTTACGCGGTCAAGTGCAAATCGGTGCTGGCTGTCGTGTAGGCAATTTTGTGGAATTAAAAAATACCCAATTAGGCGATCGCACCAATGTGGCGCATTTATCATATTTGGGCGATACAACAGCAGGTACCAAGGTTAATATCGGTGCGGGTACAATTACAGCCAATTACGATGGCGTGAAAAAGCACCGTACCAAAATTGGCGATCGCACTAAAACTGGTTCCAATAGCGTCTTAGTTGCACCAGTTACCTTAGGCAATGATGTCTATGTCGCCGCCGGTTCCACTGTCACAGAAGATGTCCCTGATGATTCTTTAGTGATTGCCCGTGCACGCCAGGTAGTTAAACCTGGTTGGCGCAATAAGAGTGCTGAGAGTCAGCTATAA